The Anoplopoma fimbria isolate UVic2021 breed Golden Eagle Sablefish chromosome 20, Afim_UVic_2022, whole genome shotgun sequence genome includes a window with the following:
- the plin6 gene encoding perilipin 6, producing MSERQHHETSAVLRVSSLPLVSSALQSVTSAYSEVKGRYPLLRLMGGVAEVGVRSVSHVAMTRATPLLQSLEPQIEVANSFALVGLDRLEKNFPILNQSTDEVLGHLKDAFFLTLDDVQLWVVDGVDVAMDQLERLSDAALTAVRLLQDTQVGRAAAWGLDDVLSRLEDASTHYLPLPPTLRREWEMRVHEYEDEDEDEPGLWTRIRSLLLSLSLQLYHRLMKVREQLEGAVRTLGDAMDKVGLGRVLELVGELLQYLQGLMMALVLRAERLRELALNGVRGQALMLAELRPVRQIRELPVLIQQLLGDLQELTKILLQLVINATPLYNILQQPSAQEVEDFLNQEDTTGDSSSRRSSSSSLFLKAMDGRPRRRRSLYSRASRGPQSPDPPNGRRRSSLKDLPALEVEDPPSIPSDSVVRRRPSSTELLLAPLKQFVAQSQKAFEYLSPNSVDNATEADDS from the exons ATGTCGGAGCGTCAACATCATGAG ACCAGTGCCGTGCTCAGGGTTTCCAGCCTCCCATTGGTCAGCTCGGCGCTGCAGTCGGTGACATCAGCGTactcagaggtcaaaggtcgttACCCTCTGCTGCGTCTGATGGGAGGAGTCGCTGAGGTCGGCGTCCGCAGCGTCTCCCACGTCGCCATGACGAGAGCTACGCCCCTCCTCCAAAGTCTGGAGCCGCAGA TTGAGGTTGCCAACAGTTTTGCTCTCGTTGGTCTCGACCGTCTGGAGAAAAACTTCCCGATCCTGAACCAATCAACGGACGAG GTGCTGGGTCACCTGAAGGACGCCTTCTTCCTGACGCTGGACGACGTGCAGCTGTGGGTGGTGGACGGTGTGGACGTGGCGATGGATCAGCTGGAGCGTCTGTCCGACGCCGCGCTGACCGCCGTCCGGCTGCTGCAGGACACTCAGGTGGGCCGGGCCGCCGCGTGGGGGCTGGACGACGTGCTGAGCCGTCTGGAGGATGCCAGCACCCACTACCTGCCCCTCCCTCCCACGCTGC GTCGTGAGTGGGAGATGAGGGTCCATGAGTacgaggatgaggatgaggatgaaccCGGTTTATGGACGAGGATCCGAAGCCTCCTGCTGAGTCTCAGCCTGCAGCTCTACCACCGACTGATGAAGGTCAGGGAGCAGCTGGAGGGAGCCGTGAGGACGCTGGGGGACGCCATGGACAAG GTTGGTCTGGGTCGGGTCCTGGAGCTGGTCGGCGAGCTGCTGCAGTATCTTCAGGGTCTCATGATGGCGTTGGTGCTCCGAGCAGAGCGTCTCCGAGAGCTGGCGCTGaacggggtcagaggtcaggccCTCATGTTGGCCGAGCTGCGTCCCGTACGTCAGATAAGAGAGCTGCCGGTTCTGATCCAGCAGCTGCTGGGAGACCtgcaggaactcaccaagatcCTCCTGCAGCTGGTGATCAACGCCACGCCGCTCTACAACATA CTCCAGCAGCCGTCGGCTCAGGAGGTGGAGGACTTCCTGAACCAGGAGGACACAACCGGCGACAGTTCGTCCCGccgcagctccagcagcagcctcttCCTGAAGGCGATGGACGGACGTCCCCGCCGCCGCCGTAGTCTCTACTCCCGCGCCAGCCGAGGCCCCCAGAGCCCCGACCCCCCCAACGGTCGCCGCCGCTCCAGCCTGAAGGACCTCCCGGCCCTGGAGGTGGAGGACCCGCCCTCGATCCCTTCCGACAGCGTCGTCCGGCGCCGGCCGTCCTCCACCGAGCTGCTCCTCGCTCCGCTCAAACAGTTCGTCGCTCAGAGCCAGAAGGCCTTCGAGTACCTGAGCCCCAACTCCGTCGACAACGCCACGGAGGCAGACGACTCCTAA